One genomic region from Leptolyngbyaceae cyanobacterium JSC-12 encodes:
- a CDS encoding putative transcriptional regulator (IMG reference gene:2510098488~PFAM: HTH domain) translates to MSRRLERLLQIDALIRSNQRHTADSLASELEVSERTIRTDLDFLRDRYHAPLEFTRQKGYHYTDLDWRLPTISLSKGELFALTLGARMLEAYAGSPYASDLRSAIARLAERLPEQSWVDLQQLADDRILFRGGAEINLNPDIWHKLEDACQMHKTVQMTYYTASRDAVSDRGLDPYVLHIYRGTNPYVIGYCHQRQEIRWFRVDRIKQLEILDQTFVPDPTFDARDHLEMIFQHEAGGVPQPVAIWFDVPTAPYIRERRWHPTQEIQEHSDGSLTLRMVVRGLNDLKRWVLGYGKGAIVREPPELVQLVRDEVEGMGRNYQED, encoded by the coding sequence ATGTCCCGACGCTTAGAACGACTGCTGCAAATTGATGCATTGATTCGCTCAAATCAGCGCCATACGGCTGATAGCTTGGCTTCAGAACTGGAAGTTAGCGAACGAACCATTCGGACTGATCTAGATTTTTTGCGCGATCGCTACCATGCTCCCTTGGAATTTACTCGGCAAAAGGGCTATCACTATACCGACTTGGACTGGCGATTACCAACTATCTCTCTGAGCAAAGGAGAACTGTTTGCCCTGACCCTGGGAGCCAGGATGCTGGAAGCCTACGCGGGGTCACCCTATGCATCTGATTTGCGCTCTGCGATCGCTCGATTAGCAGAAAGGTTGCCGGAACAAAGTTGGGTGGATTTACAACAGTTGGCAGACGATCGCATTCTGTTTCGAGGCGGAGCCGAAATTAATCTGAACCCGGACATCTGGCACAAGCTGGAGGATGCCTGCCAGATGCATAAAACGGTGCAGATGACTTATTACACCGCCAGCCGGGATGCCGTTTCAGATCGGGGACTCGACCCCTATGTACTGCATATTTACCGGGGTACAAATCCTTATGTCATCGGCTACTGCCATCAGCGTCAGGAGATCCGCTGGTTCCGGGTAGATCGAATTAAACAGTTAGAGATTTTAGATCAAACCTTTGTACCCGACCCCACCTTTGATGCTAGGGATCACCTGGAGATGATTTTTCAACATGAGGCGGGTGGAGTGCCCCAGCCTGTTGCCATCTGGTTTGATGTACCCACAGCCCCCTATATCCGGGAGCGGCGCTGGCATCCCACCCAGGAGATTCAGGAACACTCGGATGGCTCGCTGACGCTGCGGATGGTGGTGCGGGGGTTAAATGACCTGAAACGATGGGTGTTGGGCTATGGCAAGGGGGCGATCGTGCGGGAGCCGCCGGAGCTGGTGCAATTGGTCAGAGATGAAGTGGAAGGAATGGGTCGGAATTATCAAGAGGATTAG
- a CDS encoding CRISPR-associated protein Cas6, subtype MYXAN (IMG reference gene:2510098489~PFAM: Cas6 Crispr~TIGRFAM: CRISPR-associated protein Cas6, subtype MYXAN) produces the protein MDFLEIQFALQGKTLPADHGYALYSAVKKRLQKQENESLPNDLPTEVHLCTISGVPDRAGMIYLNRGSRFRLRCPSDQMQLWYRFFQNQVLDIRGHLIRLVQPRITLPEASDTLASRLVTFKLEAIDHADVPRYFLESCQKGLERLDIKGKAFIPSDHDGDLARRTLQIRNKKVVGYSVVVEGLSQEDSLKLQWYGLGGRQHFGCGWFYPAKEEANVS, from the coding sequence ATGGACTTTCTGGAAATTCAATTTGCATTGCAGGGTAAAACATTGCCTGCGGATCATGGCTATGCACTTTACTCTGCCGTGAAAAAGCGGCTTCAAAAACAAGAAAATGAATCACTTCCTAATGACTTACCTACCGAGGTTCACCTCTGCACTATTTCGGGTGTTCCAGATCGAGCGGGGATGATTTATCTGAATCGAGGCTCTCGCTTTAGGTTGCGATGCCCATCAGACCAAATGCAGCTTTGGTACCGTTTTTTTCAAAATCAGGTTTTGGATATTCGAGGGCATCTGATTCGCTTGGTTCAACCGAGAATCACATTGCCCGAAGCCAGTGATACGTTGGCTTCCAGGCTGGTGACATTTAAGTTAGAAGCCATCGATCATGCGGACGTACCGCGATATTTTCTAGAGTCATGCCAGAAGGGATTGGAACGCCTAGACATCAAAGGCAAGGCGTTTATTCCCAGCGATCATGATGGAGACTTGGCACGACGCACCTTACAGATAAGAAATAAGAAGGTTGTGGGTTATAGCGTGGTCGTCGAAGGGTTGAGTCAAGAGGATTCTCTAAAGCTGCAATGGTATGGATTAGGCGGTCGCCAACATTTTGGCTGTGGCTGGTTTTATCCAGCAAAGGAGGAAGCAAATGTCAGCTAA
- a CDS encoding CRISPR-associated helicase, Cas3 family (IMG reference gene:2510098490~PFAM: Helicase conserved C-terminal domain~TIGRFAM: CRISPR-associated helicase Cas3; CRISPR-associated endonuclease Cas3-HD), which produces MSAKNQPLRPKLLLAKSKETPWKGAYTLTGHTAAVVEAVTTLLDELGDGLIKQFGLSQDFATLRATARLAAFLHDLGKANDHFQAVVRGFKKPMDNPQLMRHEALSVLLSWELRDWLSTGEGDLMVAIAAAGGHHLKLGGTAGKQTDEVGEIRDPGVDEWTRGDRLLLYTNHQHFTGLLRYGQKVCGLASDLPQGLPTTWTSADLKQRQRALLQEFANWNADPVFTAVVKALLVAGDTSGSALPANDLDIRSWIQTQIRYTLTEPELQHVVNERLEGKPLRPFQEQLGNATSRVTLARAGCGTGKTLGAYNWAKRHAVGRKLFFCYPTTGTSTEGFLDYAHEKIDSTLLHGRAAVDLEHLDLHSTGDDDDLETKLESFKAWSTKVNVCTVDTVLGLLQCNRRPMYCFPAIAQAAFVFDEVHCYDDKLFGALLRFLEVVKAPMLLMSASFLPWQIQAIEQAVGESVNIIQGPQDLETKPRYRFHLADAPDWERVKSEFDQGGKILWVCNQVNTAIAVFEAAQQRGLNPLLYHSRYKYGDRVNHHREVVDRFKAEGAVMAVTTQVAEMSLDLSATLLVSQIADPAGLIQRLGRLNRRYCGHALDALFYPDEKAGFPYGQDELDMGAALLQSFGGEVCQADLASWLEQAAVQGEPNRDSVWLDGEWRTYPASLREAGYTTTVLLEQDVKTVEKLPAKLMPRYTVPLVVSGKQTKGWKKCRRYPVAPADAWGYSSEIGAYELSRR; this is translated from the coding sequence ATGTCAGCTAAAAACCAGCCTTTACGCCCCAAACTGCTATTGGCTAAATCAAAGGAAACGCCGTGGAAAGGTGCCTATACCCTGACTGGACATACGGCGGCTGTTGTGGAAGCGGTGACTACGCTACTTGATGAATTAGGCGATGGATTAATCAAGCAGTTTGGGCTATCTCAGGATTTTGCAACCTTGCGGGCTACGGCTCGGCTGGCGGCGTTTCTTCATGATTTGGGTAAGGCCAATGACCATTTTCAAGCGGTGGTTCGCGGGTTCAAGAAACCAATGGACAATCCACAACTGATGCGACATGAGGCGCTATCGGTCTTGTTGTCCTGGGAATTGAGAGATTGGTTATCGACAGGGGAGGGGGATCTGATGGTGGCGATCGCCGCTGCGGGTGGTCATCATCTCAAGTTGGGTGGTACAGCAGGCAAGCAAACCGATGAAGTCGGGGAAATTCGCGACCCTGGTGTAGATGAGTGGACACGGGGCGATCGCCTGTTGCTTTACACCAACCATCAACACTTTACGGGTTTGCTGCGGTATGGGCAAAAGGTTTGTGGACTTGCCTCAGACCTTCCTCAAGGTTTACCAACTACTTGGACAAGTGCTGATCTCAAACAGCGGCAACGAGCGCTGCTACAGGAATTTGCCAACTGGAATGCCGATCCCGTTTTCACGGCTGTGGTGAAAGCATTGCTTGTAGCAGGAGATACTAGCGGTTCAGCCCTCCCTGCAAACGATTTAGACATCCGATCGTGGATTCAGACCCAAATTCGTTACACGCTGACGGAGCCTGAACTCCAGCATGTTGTCAATGAACGCCTAGAAGGCAAACCGTTGCGCCCCTTCCAAGAACAGTTGGGCAATGCCACCTCACGGGTTACGTTAGCTAGGGCGGGTTGTGGCACAGGTAAAACCTTAGGAGCCTACAACTGGGCAAAACGCCATGCCGTAGGGCGCAAGCTGTTTTTCTGCTATCCCACCACAGGTACCAGCACCGAGGGCTTTCTGGACTATGCCCATGAAAAGATAGACTCCACCTTGCTACATGGTCGGGCTGCGGTTGATCTGGAGCATTTAGACTTGCACTCCACAGGGGATGATGATGACCTGGAAACCAAGCTAGAGTCCTTCAAAGCGTGGAGTACAAAGGTCAACGTTTGTACGGTGGATACCGTCCTAGGGCTGTTGCAGTGTAATCGCCGCCCGATGTACTGCTTTCCGGCGATCGCCCAGGCAGCTTTTGTATTTGATGAAGTCCATTGCTACGACGACAAGCTGTTTGGGGCATTGCTGCGGTTTTTGGAAGTCGTCAAGGCTCCGATGCTGCTGATGTCAGCCTCGTTTTTGCCGTGGCAAATACAGGCGATCGAGCAGGCAGTGGGCGAGTCTGTCAACATTATCCAGGGGCCGCAAGACTTAGAAACCAAGCCTCGCTATCGGTTTCATTTAGCAGATGCACCAGACTGGGAGCGGGTGAAGTCCGAATTCGACCAAGGCGGCAAAATTTTGTGGGTGTGTAACCAGGTGAATACGGCGATCGCTGTCTTTGAAGCAGCCCAGCAGCGGGGTCTAAATCCGTTGCTTTACCATAGCCGCTACAAGTATGGCGATCGCGTCAATCATCATCGGGAGGTGGTGGATCGGTTTAAGGCAGAGGGGGCGGTGATGGCCGTTACCACCCAGGTGGCTGAAATGTCATTGGACTTGTCTGCCACGTTGCTAGTGTCTCAAATTGCTGACCCCGCCGGACTGATTCAACGACTGGGACGCTTGAACCGCCGATATTGCGGTCATGCCCTCGATGCCCTGTTCTATCCCGATGAAAAAGCAGGCTTTCCCTATGGACAAGACGAGCTAGACATGGGCGCTGCCCTGCTCCAAAGCTTTGGAGGGGAAGTTTGTCAAGCGGATCTAGCATCGTGGCTAGAACAAGCCGCCGTGCAAGGCGAGCCCAATCGGGATTCGGTGTGGCTCGATGGCGAATGGCGCACCTATCCAGCCTCACTACGGGAAGCTGGATACACTACAACCGTCCTGCTGGAGCAGGATGTGAAAACGGTAGAAAAATTACCTGCCAAGCTGATGCCTCGCTATACAGTGCCGCTGGTTGTGAGTGGCAAACAAACCAAGGGCTGGAAAAAATGTCGGCGGTATCCGGTAGCTCCGGCAGATGCTTGGGGCTACTCATCAGAGATTGGCGCTTATGAACTGAGCAGGAGGTGA
- a CDS encoding CRISPR-associated protein Cas8a1/Csx13, MYXAN subtype (IMG reference gene:2510098491~TIGRFAM: CRISPR-associated protein Cas8a1/Csx13, MYXAN subtype; CRISPR-associated protein Cas8a1/Csx13, MYXAN subtype, C-terminal region) codes for MTELVLSIFDPNTLLPHRAGIAGLALALSALDPASAPIQWEVTEDAVKLSWDGSDLEAIQWLLSQTYRSEQGYLDVPALKLDEQGRYIFTEGVMSTFLQHSKQRTREKQAVPLTFLIEDDQPEIRIDYRPVVDCYYTRDFKEAFTGKGAFKTEIPLKGHHLPGLVECFVNGAYVESPTGFLALLFLPLACGYYQLPGFRSALVIPEVRNLKEWVNLRRRMPGRTYRSFRASSAGESALSFLLREKLVEDAQQFRVDYCEVYQLGNQPWDGNQSYLKQAVHRVQVSDQVLELYEIASRLLPPRVKLKQDGEGTWLAESKVLAWISDNLIANKVWYSGFFEFRKANPIYPEDRRGLVVMTEHLNADEQILFDAVQGAFSAFLRDQIQQAQKQGRPLDYGQVTDKVIYRLQRPSTQQEFATALVDFLSQFRSKAARAAGPQIFWWIHQESNWRKARDLALLAIATYTSKKGDALDGQDVAIESSVDSESMPETLEPNVL; via the coding sequence TTGACTGAACTGGTGTTGTCAATTTTCGACCCAAACACGTTGTTACCCCATCGAGCGGGGATAGCTGGATTAGCACTGGCGTTGTCTGCACTTGATCCCGCCTCTGCCCCAATCCAGTGGGAGGTGACAGAAGATGCCGTGAAATTATCGTGGGACGGGAGCGATTTAGAAGCAATTCAATGGCTTTTGAGTCAAACCTATCGCTCCGAGCAGGGTTATCTGGATGTGCCTGCCCTCAAGCTTGACGAACAAGGACGCTACATCTTTACGGAAGGCGTAATGTCCACGTTTTTGCAACACAGTAAGCAGCGCACCCGTGAGAAGCAAGCGGTTCCTCTCACCTTTCTGATTGAGGATGATCAACCCGAAATTCGGATTGATTACCGTCCGGTTGTGGATTGTTACTACACGCGGGATTTTAAGGAGGCGTTTACTGGTAAAGGGGCATTCAAGACTGAAATTCCGCTTAAGGGTCATCATTTGCCGGGGTTGGTGGAATGCTTTGTGAACGGAGCGTATGTCGAGTCGCCCACTGGTTTCCTAGCACTCCTATTTCTGCCACTGGCTTGCGGTTATTACCAGCTACCGGGCTTCCGTTCTGCACTGGTGATCCCTGAAGTTCGCAATCTCAAAGAGTGGGTAAACCTGCGCCGAAGGATGCCAGGGCGCACCTATCGCAGCTTCCGAGCGAGCAGTGCGGGAGAGTCTGCCCTTAGCTTCTTGTTGCGCGAAAAGCTGGTGGAAGATGCTCAGCAATTTCGTGTGGACTATTGCGAAGTCTATCAACTGGGCAATCAACCGTGGGATGGCAATCAGTCTTACCTTAAGCAAGCGGTGCATCGAGTGCAGGTCAGCGACCAAGTATTGGAACTGTATGAAATTGCTTCTCGGCTATTGCCACCCAGAGTCAAACTCAAGCAAGACGGTGAAGGAACGTGGCTGGCAGAATCCAAGGTGCTGGCTTGGATCAGCGATAACCTGATCGCCAACAAAGTTTGGTACAGCGGATTTTTTGAATTTCGTAAAGCTAACCCAATTTATCCAGAAGATCGGAGGGGCCTAGTTGTCATGACGGAACACTTAAATGCAGATGAGCAGATATTGTTTGATGCGGTGCAGGGCGCGTTTAGTGCGTTTCTGCGCGACCAAATTCAGCAGGCGCAAAAGCAAGGGCGACCGCTGGACTATGGTCAAGTAACGGATAAGGTGATTTACCGTTTACAGCGTCCTAGCACTCAACAGGAATTTGCCACAGCATTGGTCGATTTTCTGAGCCAGTTTCGCAGTAAAGCCGCCCGTGCAGCGGGACCACAGATTTTTTGGTGGATTCATCAGGAGTCGAACTGGCGAAAAGCGAGGGATCTGGCACTTTTGGCGATCGCTACCTACACCAGCAAAAAAGGGGATGCGTTGGATGGACAGGATGTGGCGATCGAATCATCTGTGGACAGTGAGAGTATGCCTGAAACGCTTGAACCCAACGTCCTTTAA
- a CDS encoding hypothetical protein (IMG reference gene:2510098492~PFAM: Protein of unknown function (DUF559)): protein MTEKTFNRIRGSTPAIEQAAKQLRKQSTLAEEILWQALRNRQLNGLRFRRQHPVGRFILDFYCPSAKLVIELDGAVHTNQQEYDTIRTHELETYGYRIIRFDNQRVLNDLDAVLDEIYQASLPFSPNVGRRGRGMRANTNLARTPLNPPRPKLGEEGKPNQPAQPAKLPFSQCWEKGSGDEGKIPQP, encoded by the coding sequence ATGACTGAAAAGACATTTAACCGAATTCGCGGCAGTACCCCAGCAATTGAACAGGCCGCAAAGCAACTGAGAAAACAATCTACTCTAGCAGAGGAAATCTTGTGGCAAGCCTTAAGGAATCGCCAACTGAATGGTCTTCGCTTTCGCCGTCAACATCCAGTTGGGCGGTTTATTCTGGATTTTTACTGTCCTTCAGCCAAGTTGGTCATCGAATTAGATGGTGCAGTTCACACCAATCAACAAGAGTACGACACCATCCGAACCCACGAACTGGAAACCTATGGCTATCGCATCATTCGCTTCGATAACCAGCGGGTGTTGAATGATTTGGATGCCGTATTGGATGAGATTTATCAAGCGTCACTCCCCTTTTCCCCCAATGTTGGGAGAAGGGGTCGGGGGATGAGGGCAAACACAAACCTTGCCCGCACCCCCTTGAATCCCCCTCGCCCAAAACTAGGCGAGGAGGGAAAACCAAACCAGCCCGCTCAGCCTGCTAAACTCCCCTTCTCCCAATGTTGGGAGAAGGGGTCGGGGGATGAGGGCAAGATCCCCCAACCCTAA
- a CDS encoding CRISPR-associated autoregulator, Cst2 family (IMG reference gene:2510098493~TIGRFAM: CRISPR-associated autoregulator DevR family; CRISPR-associated protein Cas7/Cst2/DevR, subtype I-B/TNEAP): protein MTQHLFATIVTATAVAANNRGEGDGSTLSTLQKITRGNDQYTTVSAEAIRWGLREYLQNTHPETTNRTFDPDKDQYNFKDETFSPQKFIDDDLFGFMDAKKGKDNEDATTKRRGALEVSRAISLDPYWGDIAFGSKGGTKGKTSIHSTEVHCTAYQYTIALTPESLQDASRAAVVLDAIGAVRHVGGNHARFLYDFRPESIVIRVTEDPCPWIMDVFKRIGDSVGCPRLVRLVEVGDVKADEILVGGEISDTPYAQQLQALGVKVYRGVKEAIAAAKDLLKTEVNA from the coding sequence ATGACTCAACATCTATTTGCAACGATCGTCACTGCAACTGCTGTAGCCGCCAACAACCGGGGTGAAGGAGACGGCAGCACTCTATCCACGCTGCAAAAAATCACCCGTGGCAACGACCAATACACAACGGTTAGTGCCGAAGCCATTCGTTGGGGATTACGCGAGTATTTGCAAAATACGCATCCTGAAACAACCAACCGAACATTTGATCCGGATAAGGATCAGTACAACTTCAAGGATGAAACATTCAGTCCTCAAAAGTTCATCGACGATGACCTATTTGGTTTTATGGATGCTAAGAAAGGTAAAGACAATGAAGACGCTACCACCAAACGGCGAGGCGCTCTGGAAGTCAGCCGTGCCATCAGCCTCGATCCTTACTGGGGGGATATTGCCTTTGGCTCTAAAGGCGGGACAAAGGGCAAAACTTCTATCCACAGCACTGAAGTTCACTGCACTGCCTACCAATACACGATCGCCCTGACTCCCGAAAGCCTCCAAGATGCCAGCCGTGCAGCAGTAGTGCTGGATGCCATTGGTGCAGTTCGTCATGTGGGTGGCAACCATGCTCGCTTTTTGTATGACTTCCGCCCAGAGTCCATTGTCATTCGAGTCACTGAGGATCCCTGCCCCTGGATTATGGACGTGTTCAAGCGCATCGGCGACTCGGTGGGCTGCCCACGCTTGGTGCGGCTTGTAGAAGTGGGTGATGTGAAAGCAGACGAAATCCTGGTTGGTGGCGAAATTTCCGATACGCCTTATGCTCAGCAGTTACAAGCTTTGGGGGTCAAGGTGTATCGAGGCGTGAAAGAAGCGATCGCCGCTGCCAAAGACCTCCTGAAAACGGAGGTTAATGCCTAA
- a CDS encoding CRISPR-associated protein Cas5 (IMG reference gene:2510098494~TIGRFAM: CRISPR-associated protein Cas5, N-terminal domain; CRISPR-associated protein Cas5/DevS, subtype MYXAN): MQLYLDCPCTSFPRSFARDYKETYRYPPLSTIYGLLLSLVGETDMSAHLGVKLAIGILGNDPPISRIVRKQRHHKFVTNSSEVKKREAKYGAGNFPTSQFSKPNHQELLTDLQVAIQIDSSEETAAVKLVDRLAIALSTPDQITRFGGLSLGESWAIVNGVRPYRETDGTIRWLVKDNRGLISLPVWIDRKTGQGTFQRFSLKNEFSEACWVTIQPFSSAAPTQTPKAKRSRRSS; encoded by the coding sequence ATGCAGCTATATCTCGATTGCCCCTGCACTAGCTTTCCTCGAAGCTTTGCGCGGGACTACAAAGAAACCTATCGTTATCCGCCACTTTCAACGATCTATGGCTTATTGCTGTCACTGGTGGGCGAAACCGATATGTCCGCTCATCTAGGAGTAAAGCTTGCCATTGGGATCCTCGGCAATGATCCGCCCATTTCTCGGATTGTGCGGAAACAGCGGCACCATAAGTTCGTGACTAATTCCTCAGAGGTTAAAAAACGTGAAGCAAAATATGGTGCTGGAAATTTTCCTACAAGTCAGTTTTCTAAGCCTAACCACCAGGAGCTTCTAACGGACTTACAAGTAGCTATCCAGATTGACTCTAGCGAAGAGACAGCGGCGGTGAAACTAGTTGACCGTTTGGCGATCGCTCTCTCCACCCCTGACCAGATCACCCGCTTTGGTGGTTTGAGCTTGGGAGAATCTTGGGCAATAGTGAATGGAGTTCGTCCATACCGAGAAACTGATGGAACAATTCGGTGGTTAGTGAAAGATAACCGGGGGTTAATTAGCTTACCTGTGTGGATTGATCGCAAAACAGGCCAGGGAACGTTCCAGCGATTTAGCCTGAAAAATGAATTTAGCGAAGCCTGTTGGGTAACAATTCAACCTTTTTCATCTGCAGCACCTACCCAAACCCCAAAAGCAAAACGGAGCAGGCGATCAAGCTAA
- a CDS encoding CRISPR-associated exonuclease, Cas4 family (IMG reference gene:2510098495~PFAM: Domain of unknown function DUF83; CRISPR associated protein Cas1~TIGRFAM: CRISPR-associated endonuclease Cas1, subtype MYXAN; CRISPR-associated protein Cas4; CRISPR-associated endonuclease Cas1): MSTTITLAQEQDTLRVNALHALAYCPRLFYLEEVEELYTQDAAVFAGRRLHAEIEKEESEEWQELVLENNELGLRGKVDALRTRNGQTIPYEHKKGRCYRDASNKPQAWQSDRLQILAYACLIEAALGITVPEGRIRYHADNVLVHVPLDDQGRQEVREAIQQARQLRLTTERPPITTNERLCARCSLAPVCLPEEVRRAQGVTQQPIRLFPEDDEREVIHVLEAGTCVGKSGEQLKITKRDKSTQALPARQVGQLVIHSFAQISTQALYFCAEQDIGVHFVSGGGRYLGSFEPRAGSIQRRVRQYQALSQPDTCLKLARQLVACRGQSQRKFLMRGQHGSETVLELEQTIAQMQRILKQVPQADSLSSLLGLEGNLAALYFKGLPQLLSPGAAPEFQFSGRNRRPPQDRFNALLSFGYSLLLKDVMNAILVVGLEPALGFYHQPRTQAPPLALDLMEIFRVPLVDLPVMGAINRGQWDAQADFDVRSGQVWLSESGRRKFIALYERRKEESWKHPVLGYSLTYRRLLELEVRLLEKEWMGEGGLFGQLVIR; encoded by the coding sequence ATGAGCACAACTATAACTCTTGCCCAGGAGCAGGATACCTTGCGCGTGAATGCACTTCATGCATTAGCCTACTGTCCCCGATTGTTTTATCTGGAAGAAGTGGAAGAACTATATACCCAAGATGCAGCAGTGTTTGCCGGACGACGGTTACATGCCGAAATTGAAAAAGAAGAAAGTGAAGAGTGGCAAGAATTAGTCCTGGAAAACAATGAGTTGGGATTGCGAGGAAAAGTGGATGCCCTGCGCACGCGCAATGGCCAAACCATTCCCTACGAACATAAAAAAGGACGGTGCTATCGAGATGCCAGCAACAAGCCCCAGGCATGGCAAAGCGATCGCCTTCAAATTCTTGCCTATGCCTGTCTAATCGAAGCAGCCCTGGGAATTACCGTTCCCGAAGGCCGCATTCGTTACCATGCGGATAACGTCCTGGTACACGTACCACTAGACGATCAAGGTCGTCAAGAGGTGCGAGAAGCAATCCAGCAAGCGCGGCAATTGCGGCTGACCACAGAACGGCCTCCTATCACCACCAATGAGCGGCTGTGTGCCCGGTGTTCTCTGGCTCCCGTTTGTCTGCCGGAAGAAGTAAGACGGGCTCAAGGGGTTACTCAACAACCGATTCGGCTGTTTCCTGAAGACGATGAACGGGAAGTGATTCACGTTCTTGAGGCGGGTACTTGTGTTGGTAAAAGTGGTGAACAACTGAAAATTACCAAGCGGGACAAGTCTACTCAAGCGTTGCCTGCACGACAGGTAGGGCAACTCGTGATTCACAGCTTTGCCCAAATTTCGACCCAGGCATTGTACTTCTGTGCCGAACAGGACATCGGTGTGCATTTCGTGTCTGGAGGTGGGCGTTATTTGGGCAGCTTTGAACCTCGTGCTGGGAGTATTCAACGCCGAGTTCGCCAGTATCAGGCACTCAGTCAACCTGACACTTGTTTAAAACTTGCACGTCAACTGGTCGCCTGCCGGGGACAGAGCCAGCGCAAATTTTTGATGCGGGGACAGCACGGATCTGAAACTGTGCTAGAGCTAGAGCAGACGATCGCTCAAATGCAGCGAATCCTGAAGCAAGTACCCCAGGCAGACTCTCTTAGTTCCCTATTGGGGTTAGAAGGCAATTTAGCCGCTCTCTACTTCAAGGGGTTGCCTCAGTTGCTGTCACCAGGAGCCGCACCGGAATTCCAGTTCTCCGGGCGTAACCGCCGTCCCCCTCAAGACCGCTTTAATGCCCTCCTTAGCTTTGGCTACTCTCTCCTGCTCAAGGATGTAATGAATGCCATTCTGGTTGTAGGTCTGGAGCCTGCTTTAGGGTTTTATCATCAACCTCGGACTCAGGCACCCCCCTTAGCCCTCGACTTAATGGAAATCTTTCGGGTGCCGCTGGTGGACTTGCCTGTGATGGGAGCGATTAATCGGGGCCAGTGGGATGCTCAAGCCGATTTTGATGTCAGAAGTGGGCAAGTATGGCTGAGCGAGAGCGGACGGCGTAAGTTTATTGCTCTTTACGAACGCCGCAAGGAGGAAAGCTGGAAACATCCAGTGCTGGGGTACTCACTTACCTACCGACGACTCCTGGAACTGGAAGTTCGGCTATTGGAAAAGGAGTGGATGGGTGAGGGTGGATTGTTCGGTCAACTGGTGATTCGCTAG
- a CDS encoding CRISPR-associated protein, Cas2 family (IMG reference gene:2510098496~PFAM: CRISPR associated protein Cas2~TIGRFAM: CRISPR-associated endoribonuclease Cas2), producing MAESKNFYMICYDIRDPKRWRKAFKLLKGYGESLQYSIFRCRLSQRDREKLRWELEKILEAEDSLLIAGLCDRCVERIQACNRPETWTVEEEKFRIF from the coding sequence ATGGCAGAAAGTAAAAATTTTTACATGATTTGCTATGACATCCGTGATCCTAAACGGTGGCGTAAGGCATTCAAATTGCTCAAGGGTTATGGCGAAAGCCTACAGTACTCCATCTTTCGCTGTCGGCTCAGTCAGCGCGATCGCGAAAAGTTACGGTGGGAACTAGAAAAAATCCTGGAAGCAGAGGATAGTCTGTTAATTGCAGGACTGTGCGATCGATGTGTAGAACGAATCCAGGCGTGTAACCGTCCTGAAACTTGGACGGTGGAAGAGGAAAAGTTCCGTATTTTCTGA